In one Mucilaginibacter sp. PAMB04168 genomic region, the following are encoded:
- a CDS encoding TonB-dependent receptor, which produces MKNIFYWVLAIYCLCSVKAMAQNNNISGLVSDTTGAPIAGATVTEKGVSNSVQTNAVGRFTLALKGTSKTLVVSIVGFITREINIGSQQTISVRLRESSQGLSEVVVVGYGTQKKITTTGAISTVSGADLRRNPAASIQNTMAGKLPGFFTQQTSGRPGADGADFYIRGVSSFNSGNNSPTIYVDDIEYTLDQFSRLDPNEIESVTVLKDASATAVFGVRGANGVIIVTTRRGKIGTPQITFRGETSISQPTIFPKFLNAYDAAVLYNQGRKNDGQTPQFSDADLAAYRDHTDPYGHPDINWKDELFKKYSQQYRGNFDVSGGSQTVRYFVSAGYLHQDGMVKDFGSKVGVNNNYYNERYNYRSNLDLKLTSSTDFKIDLSGNISTINVPQVGSPNGWNDVFADYGSIWTLAPWAYPLYNPDGSLGYSQWARSPGTGGTVYDANNIIGRLTYLGYVRTFENNMNLAAQLNQKLNFVTKGLSLKGTLSYASNYNNPNVRMDGGEFPSFIYDAAANTYTPRNSNVFRVRRLIRGSNNGSTIRLLNAQASLNYDRSFGPHHVNALALVLQQSDTRAGTGEYNFKPSVFRSYVGRLGYNFREKYLLEFNGAINGSDRFNIDKRFGFFPAVSAGWVMSQEAFMKKVDFVSLFKIRGSYGLTGNDKLGGFSYYYQQVYTSNGNQTYFGNPNPNTSGGIYEGRLGNLEVTWETEKKLDLGLELGFFNNKLTATVEYFNNNRFDILTDRGGAADPRFGSVSLAFGQSLPPVNIGKVNNKGYEFDVNYNGRVAKDFTFSVRGTYSFAKNRIDFADEPSYLYGYQAYTGHPINTQRVYTWIGYYQDANDIANSAKPAGLTVRPGDLKYADLNGDGIINGYDASVQGNPNIPNTTGGLNLSVRYKNFNFGVFFQGSRNFNVRGAAEAIQPFGSNFRAIHQQAWTPENAGNAQFPLLSFVPGISDSRAYPSTFWLIPGDFIRLKTAEIGYAFPKSIASKLKMKDLRIYSNGYNLFTWTKLSKLYQLDPEIGQGTNGSGGTDRTNYPPQRTFNFGISATF; this is translated from the coding sequence ATGAAAAATATTTTTTATTGGGTTCTCGCCATCTACTGCTTATGCAGTGTGAAAGCCATGGCGCAGAACAACAACATCTCAGGATTGGTTTCAGACACGACGGGTGCTCCCATAGCTGGCGCAACCGTTACAGAAAAGGGGGTAAGCAATTCCGTTCAAACAAACGCTGTAGGTCGTTTTACACTTGCCTTAAAAGGTACATCAAAAACGCTGGTAGTATCTATTGTAGGTTTTATTACAAGGGAGATTAACATAGGCAGTCAGCAAACAATATCGGTAAGGCTGAGAGAATCTTCTCAAGGGCTTTCGGAAGTTGTAGTGGTAGGCTATGGTACGCAAAAAAAGATAACAACCACAGGCGCCATTAGCACAGTATCGGGTGCGGACCTGCGCCGGAACCCTGCTGCCAGTATTCAGAACACGATGGCTGGAAAACTTCCGGGCTTTTTTACGCAGCAAACCTCGGGGCGCCCGGGTGCAGATGGGGCCGATTTTTACATTCGTGGGGTTAGTTCTTTCAACTCCGGTAACAATTCGCCTACCATTTATGTAGATGATATTGAGTATACGCTCGATCAGTTTTCGAGGCTCGACCCAAATGAAATTGAATCGGTAACGGTTTTGAAAGATGCATCAGCAACGGCTGTATTTGGTGTCAGGGGAGCTAATGGTGTAATTATCGTTACCACTCGTCGCGGCAAAATTGGTACCCCTCAAATTACTTTTCGTGGAGAGACCAGCATTTCACAGCCCACTATTTTCCCCAAATTTCTGAATGCGTATGATGCTGCGGTACTGTACAACCAGGGCAGGAAAAACGATGGCCAAACACCCCAGTTTTCGGATGCTGATTTGGCCGCCTACCGCGATCATACCGACCCTTACGGGCATCCGGACATAAACTGGAAAGATGAGTTGTTTAAAAAGTATAGCCAACAGTATCGCGGCAACTTTGATGTTAGCGGCGGCAGTCAAACCGTTAGATACTTTGTATCTGCCGGCTATCTTCATCAGGATGGTATGGTAAAGGATTTTGGCAGCAAGGTTGGCGTAAATAACAATTATTACAACGAGCGCTATAACTACCGTTCAAACCTCGATTTGAAATTAACCTCAAGTACAGATTTCAAAATCGATTTATCAGGCAACATCAGCACCATCAATGTGCCGCAAGTAGGTAGTCCGAACGGCTGGAATGATGTATTTGCCGATTATGGCAGTATATGGACGCTTGCACCCTGGGCTTATCCGCTTTACAATCCCGATGGATCATTAGGTTACAGCCAGTGGGCCCGTAGTCCGGGTACAGGTGGTACCGTTTACGATGCCAATAACATTATTGGCCGGCTAACTTACCTGGGCTATGTGCGCACGTTTGAAAACAACATGAACTTAGCAGCACAGTTAAATCAAAAGCTGAATTTCGTTACAAAAGGCTTATCGTTAAAAGGAACTTTATCTTACGCTTCTAACTACAACAATCCCAACGTACGCATGGATGGCGGCGAGTTTCCTTCCTTTATTTACGATGCTGCTGCTAATACCTATACACCCCGCAATAGTAACGTTTTCCGTGTAAGGAGGTTAATAAGGGGCTCTAATAATGGCAGTACTATCCGGTTGCTCAATGCGCAGGCATCTTTAAATTACGATAGAAGCTTCGGACCTCATCATGTAAACGCCCTGGCACTGGTGTTACAACAATCTGATACGCGGGCCGGCACCGGCGAGTATAACTTTAAACCTAGCGTGTTTAGAAGTTATGTTGGTCGTTTAGGTTATAATTTCAGGGAAAAATATTTACTGGAATTTAACGGCGCTATTAACGGGTCAGACCGGTTTAACATTGATAAGCGCTTCGGTTTCTTCCCTGCCGTATCAGCCGGCTGGGTAATGAGTCAGGAAGCATTTATGAAGAAGGTGGATTTTGTTAGTCTGTTTAAAATTCGCGGTTCTTATGGTTTAACAGGTAACGACAAACTCGGCGGATTTAGCTATTACTATCAGCAGGTTTATACCTCTAATGGAAACCAGACTTACTTTGGTAACCCAAACCCTAACACCAGCGGCGGTATATATGAAGGAAGACTGGGGAACCTGGAGGTAACCTGGGAAACCGAAAAGAAACTGGACTTAGGTTTAGAGCTGGGTTTTTTTAACAATAAGCTTACCGCTACAGTTGAATATTTTAATAACAATAGGTTTGATATCCTGACAGACCGCGGCGGAGCAGCCGATCCAAGGTTTGGCTCAGTTTCACTGGCCTTTGGACAGAGTCTTCCGCCGGTTAACATTGGTAAGGTTAACAATAAGGGCTACGAGTTTGATGTTAATTACAACGGAAGAGTTGCAAAGGATTTTACTTTTAGTGTAAGAGGCACCTATTCTTTTGCAAAAAACAGAATAGATTTTGCTGATGAGCCTTCGTACTTGTATGGTTACCAGGCATACACAGGTCACCCCATCAATACACAGCGTGTTTATACCTGGATTGGTTATTACCAGGACGCTAATGATATTGCCAACAGTGCTAAGCCTGCCGGCCTTACCGTTCGTCCGGGAGATTTGAAATATGCTGACTTAAATGGAGACGGTATTATTAACGGCTATGATGCCAGCGTGCAGGGTAACCCGAATATCCCTAATACTACAGGGGGCTTAAATTTATCGGTACGGTATAAAAATTTCAACTTTGGTGTATTCTTCCAGGGATCGAGAAATTTCAATGTGCGGGGCGCTGCCGAAGCCATTCAGCCATTCGGCTCCAACTTCAGGGCTATTCATCAGCAAGCCTGGACACCCGAAAATGCAGGCAACGCGCAGTTTCCGCTGCTTTCATTCGTTCCCGGTATCAGCGATTCGAGGGCCTATCCGTCTACCTTCTGGCTAATTCCGGGAGATTTTATCCGCTTAAAAACCGCCGAAATTGGCTACGCATTTCCCAAGAGTATTGCGTCAAAACTAAAAATGAAGGATTTGAGAATATACTCAAACGGATACAATTTATTTACCTGGACCAAGCTTAGTAAGCTTTATCAATTGGATCCTGAAATTGGTCAGGGTACAAACGGATCAGGCGGTACCGACAGGACCAATTATCCGCCGCAAAGGACATTTAACTTTGGTATTTCTGCAACATTTTAA
- a CDS encoding RagB/SusD family nutrient uptake outer membrane protein has product MKKHFYLICSFGLFIFMSTSCRKYEEQPKDWFTKEMAFDSTDKNGIVAGYVLNNIYTYIPDGFARVNGEFLDAATDDAVPSRYNTQVEYFTRGTVTAQNNPEENTGNGYTLTFWANCYSGIRRANLFLANINKVPVTAQTKQYWISEARFLRAYFYWELLKRYGGVPLIGDTVYGLEDDIKLPRNTFAETVDYIISECNSVKNNMRPDPVSTSDFGRVSKGAAVALKCRVLLYAASPLFNGGGFESDATKKALTGYPSNNPNRWQAVADAYTEFKALGYYNLVSSGTPTPFISVFINKMSAEIIFAKQSANTLTLENNQSPVGYIAANVKSQGLTSPTQNLVDAFPMLNGLGINDAGSGYSASAPYNGRDPRLAATVFHNGLIWLNRPVQTYEGGLDKPNNTGISTVQTRTGYYLRKFLGNFATSTTYSNTSHNFPIFRYAEIILNYAEALNELGRTEEAVQQVALIRQRGGIAAGANSRYGIPAGITQANLRTLIMNERRIEFAFEEHRFWDIRRWKIAPQVMTQNLAGVSITNGTTPSFQPISVTTPVWNDRLYHMPIPYDEVLKNPKLIQNEGW; this is encoded by the coding sequence ATGAAAAAGCATTTTTACTTAATATGTTCATTCGGGCTGTTCATCTTCATGAGTACGTCCTGTCGTAAGTACGAAGAGCAGCCAAAAGACTGGTTTACCAAAGAAATGGCCTTCGACTCAACCGACAAGAATGGGATTGTAGCAGGTTATGTGTTGAACAACATTTATACCTACATCCCCGACGGGTTTGCCCGGGTAAACGGCGAATTTTTAGATGCGGCAACAGATGATGCCGTACCATCGAGGTACAACACGCAGGTTGAATATTTTACCCGCGGTACGGTTACGGCTCAAAATAACCCTGAAGAAAATACCGGCAACGGCTACACACTAACTTTTTGGGCCAATTGTTATTCCGGCATTCGCAGAGCCAACTTGTTTTTAGCCAATATTAACAAAGTGCCGGTAACCGCGCAAACTAAGCAATACTGGATTTCGGAAGCCCGTTTTTTGCGTGCCTATTTTTACTGGGAACTGCTTAAAAGATATGGCGGCGTGCCCCTTATAGGTGATACCGTTTACGGTTTGGAAGATGACATTAAACTTCCCCGGAACACTTTTGCCGAAACGGTAGATTACATTATAAGTGAATGTAATTCGGTCAAAAATAATATGCGCCCCGATCCTGTTTCAACTTCCGACTTCGGGCGGGTATCAAAAGGTGCAGCGGTTGCATTAAAATGCCGTGTATTGCTTTATGCTGCCAGTCCGCTTTTTAACGGCGGTGGTTTTGAATCTGATGCCACAAAAAAGGCATTAACCGGTTACCCAAGCAATAACCCAAATCGCTGGCAAGCAGTTGCAGATGCTTATACCGAATTTAAAGCTTTGGGTTATTACAACCTGGTTTCCAGCGGTACTCCAACGCCTTTTATCTCAGTATTTATCAATAAGATGTCGGCCGAGATAATTTTTGCCAAGCAAAGTGCCAACACCCTTACACTCGAGAATAACCAATCTCCTGTTGGATACATTGCCGCAAACGTAAAAAGTCAGGGGTTAACCAGTCCTACCCAAAATTTGGTTGATGCATTTCCAATGTTAAACGGATTGGGTATCAATGATGCCGGATCAGGCTATTCGGCGTCTGCACCTTACAATGGCCGTGATCCGAGGTTGGCTGCCACTGTATTTCATAATGGTTTAATCTGGTTAAACCGCCCCGTGCAAACTTATGAAGGCGGTTTAGACAAACCCAATAACACGGGTATATCCACTGTTCAAACCCGTACTGGTTATTACCTGCGTAAATTCCTGGGCAACTTTGCTACCAGTACTACCTACTCTAATACCAGTCATAACTTTCCCATTTTTCGTTATGCGGAGATCATCCTGAATTATGCGGAAGCGCTGAATGAACTTGGGCGAACAGAAGAGGCCGTTCAACAGGTTGCTTTGATAAGACAACGGGGAGGTATTGCTGCAGGCGCTAACAGCCGGTATGGTATACCTGCTGGAATTACTCAGGCAAACCTCAGAACGCTCATTATGAACGAACGCAGGATTGAATTTGCCTTTGAAGAACACCGCTTTTGGGATATACGGAGATGGAAAATAGCTCCCCAGGTGATGACACAGAATCTGGCCGGCGTTTCTATAACCAATGGAACAACGCCGTCTTTTCAACCAATTTCTGTAACAACGCCGGTGTGGAATGATCGCCTGTATCATATGCCCATCCCTTATGACGAAGTGCTCAAGAATCCCAAACTCATTCAAAACGAGGGCTGGTAA
- a CDS encoding glycoside hydrolase family 43 protein, which produces MVKNFIVIIAGALLLISSSARAQRSNKIRIDVPLDSIRLSDPFIMADQKTNSYYMTGTGGMLWKSKNLKLWDGPYNVAQVDTSSWMGPKPMIWAAEIHEYKGRYYYFATFTNRNIKIDNYKGNTVERRACHILVSNKPDGPFVPMKDSLYLPANKSTLDATLWIDKDNKPYMIYCHEWLQNWNGTVEKIALKPDLSGTTGEGKVLFRASDSPWSREKDEQGLERPNRVTDGPYLFRTLTGRLGMIWTSWVYSVYTQGVAYSKSGTLDGPWIQEKLPITPPDYGHGMLFKTLAGKTLMAIHSHKSVNGRYIRVPHLFEVDLTGNQIKVGNSYQP; this is translated from the coding sequence ATGGTAAAGAATTTCATTGTTATAATTGCCGGAGCATTGCTGCTCATTTCTTCCTCTGCAAGGGCACAGCGGAGTAATAAGATTAGAATCGATGTTCCTTTAGATTCTATTAGGTTGAGCGACCCTTTTATTATGGCCGACCAAAAAACAAATTCTTATTATATGACCGGCACGGGAGGCATGTTATGGAAAAGCAAAAATTTAAAGTTATGGGATGGTCCTTACAACGTGGCTCAGGTCGATACCTCTTCATGGATGGGGCCGAAACCCATGATATGGGCGGCCGAAATACATGAGTATAAAGGTCGCTATTACTATTTTGCCACTTTTACCAACCGTAATATCAAAATTGATAATTATAAGGGTAATACTGTTGAAAGGCGGGCTTGCCATATTTTGGTTAGCAATAAGCCCGATGGCCCATTTGTTCCTATGAAAGACTCGTTGTACCTGCCAGCCAACAAATCAACTCTGGATGCTACCTTGTGGATTGATAAGGATAACAAGCCGTACATGATTTATTGCCACGAGTGGCTGCAAAACTGGAACGGCACGGTAGAAAAAATTGCATTAAAGCCCGATTTAAGTGGCACCACAGGCGAAGGCAAAGTACTGTTCCGGGCCAGCGATTCGCCCTGGAGCAGGGAAAAAGATGAGCAAGGCTTAGAACGGCCCAACCGGGTTACAGACGGGCCTTATTTGTTTCGGACATTAACCGGGCGTTTAGGCATGATATGGACAAGCTGGGTATACAGCGTTTACACGCAAGGCGTTGCCTATTCAAAAAGCGGTACGCTAGACGGCCCCTGGATACAGGAAAAGCTGCCTATTACTCCGCCCGACTATGGGCATGGTATGTTATTCAAAACGTTGGCTGGAAAGACTTTGATGGCTATTCACAGCCACAAAAGTGTAAACGGCCGTTACATCCGGGTGCCTCATCTGTTCGAAGTTGATCTAACCGGCAACCAAATTAAGGTAGGCAATTCTTATCAACCTTAA
- a CDS encoding beta-xylosidase, with protein MMRNYWLLLLFFYALIFGKQANAQPTPDSAAYITVDLNQEVGPMKPVWAWFGYDEPNYTYMKDGKKLLSELAQLSPVPVYVRTHSLLVTGDGTAALKWGSTNAYTEDANGKPVYNWAIIDSIFDTYVKRGMKPLAQIGFMPRALSTHPEPYRHYWKPGDPYTDIITGWAYPPKDYDKWRELVYQWVKHSVDRYGKKEVESWYWEVWNEPNGYYWKGTRDEFFKLYDYAADGLKKALPTAKIGGINIAGTGGKTATEWTTQFIEHCISGTNYATGKKGAPLDALLFHAKGSPKLSNGVVRMNMSPQLRDISAGFKMAASYPETKKLPLIIGESDPEGCAACGMATNPENAYRNGTLYSSYTAATFARKYLLADRYQVNFLGAVSWSFEFENQPWFYGFRDLATNGVDKPVLNVFRMFGMMRGDRVKVDGNRMLPLQTVVDSSIRKNKTEIGALAAKAPKSAAVMVWNYHDEDKQGSAESVTLTVTGVPAKVVTVKVYLIDRDHSNSYEVWKKMGAPQSPTTVQFATLEKAGKLQCIQVKKQTVRAGEVKLPLGLQRQAVALVTLNW; from the coding sequence ATGATGCGCAACTATTGGCTATTGTTACTTTTTTTTTACGCCCTAATATTTGGTAAGCAAGCAAATGCACAACCCACACCAGATAGTGCGGCCTATATTACTGTAGATCTGAACCAGGAAGTTGGACCTATGAAACCAGTATGGGCATGGTTTGGATATGACGAGCCCAATTATACCTACATGAAAGATGGTAAAAAGCTGCTTAGTGAGCTAGCGCAGCTAAGTCCTGTTCCGGTATATGTGCGTACGCACAGCCTGTTGGTAACGGGCGATGGCACAGCCGCTTTAAAGTGGGGGTCAACTAATGCTTATACCGAAGATGCTAACGGTAAGCCGGTTTATAATTGGGCCATTATTGACAGTATTTTTGATACCTACGTTAAACGTGGTATGAAGCCGCTGGCGCAAATTGGTTTTATGCCCCGGGCTTTATCCACCCACCCAGAACCTTACCGGCATTATTGGAAACCCGGCGACCCTTATACGGATATTATCACCGGCTGGGCCTATCCGCCTAAAGACTATGATAAGTGGCGCGAATTAGTATATCAATGGGTAAAGCACTCCGTTGACAGGTATGGTAAAAAGGAAGTGGAAAGTTGGTATTGGGAAGTATGGAACGAGCCCAACGGGTACTACTGGAAAGGCACCCGTGACGAATTCTTTAAACTTTACGATTACGCAGCCGATGGCTTAAAAAAAGCGCTGCCTACTGCAAAAATTGGGGGTATCAACATTGCTGGTACGGGCGGTAAAACTGCTACAGAGTGGACAACTCAATTTATCGAACATTGTATTTCGGGAACTAATTATGCTACCGGCAAAAAGGGAGCTCCTTTAGATGCATTGCTGTTTCATGCCAAAGGTAGTCCCAAGCTTAGCAACGGTGTAGTTAGAATGAATATGTCGCCACAGTTACGCGATATATCAGCAGGATTCAAAATGGCAGCCTCTTACCCCGAAACAAAAAAATTGCCGCTTATTATCGGTGAATCAGATCCGGAAGGCTGTGCGGCCTGCGGTATGGCTACTAACCCCGAGAATGCTTATCGGAACGGCACTCTATACTCCAGCTATACAGCCGCTACCTTTGCGCGTAAGTATTTATTAGCCGACCGTTATCAGGTCAACTTTCTTGGCGCTGTATCGTGGTCATTCGAGTTTGAAAACCAGCCATGGTTTTATGGCTTCCGCGATTTGGCTACAAACGGCGTAGACAAACCGGTTCTGAACGTTTTCAGGATGTTTGGAATGATGAGGGGCGATCGGGTAAAAGTTGACGGCAACCGAATGCTTCCGTTACAAACCGTTGTCGACTCCAGTATCAGAAAAAATAAAACCGAAATAGGAGCGCTTGCCGCCAAGGCGCCAAAATCGGCCGCTGTAATGGTTTGGAACTATCATGATGAGGATAAGCAAGGTTCTGCTGAATCGGTGACACTGACAGTCACAGGAGTGCCGGCCAAGGTGGTTACGGTTAAGGTTTATTTAATTGACCGTGACCACAGTAACTCCTATGAGGTATGGAAAAAGATGGGAGCACCACAAAGTCCAACCACCGTCCAGTTTGCAACATTAGAAAAAGCGGGAAAGCTGCAATGTATACAGGTGAAAAAACAAACGGTTCGTGCCGGTGAAGTAAAGCTGCCTTTAGGCTTGCAGCGTCAGGCTGTGGCTTTAGTAACCCTGAACTGGTAA
- a CDS encoding RagB/SusD family nutrient uptake outer membrane protein, which translates to MRKSLFIILGAYIVLSSCSKTSGFLDTSAPALDEAQTFTDSLRTMQFLNGIYAEGNAGETSYAGIGFSFNKRRWETHGNWETSADDAEYSLSSATRPSVMFYQGTFSPANYGSSPKATDIWATPYRNIRRCNVLLKNIDRAPLTTVTKNRMRGEARCLRAWYYLQLLIVYGGVPNVGDSVYGIEDFIDLPRQNFAEFVTYLSNELDQAMQLLPAPNAAPPAGYQDADFGRVTKGTAMGLKSRLLLYAASPLFNGGAIPAANAQQKAIVSYPEYNVSRWQAAADAADAVINSGYYSLNVNTAKPGLGFYEVFLTRANKEYIFMVTRPNNKDFESYYLPGTRSGQNYSRPTQDVVDAFPMLNGKAINDPASGYSPNNPYVKRDPRFNYSIIFNGSRYQSNSNVQDFVWTFTGTGSNGDAFSSGGNTGYFCRKMCDSTITNNVGASPTRNWPLMRYAEILLNYAEAINETGRIDLSYPKLRELRERAGIEPGADNNYGMKANMTQAEMRAFIQNERRIELAFEDQRWHDIRRWKIAMSLYNGGPNGFNRVMHPIRVGSAGSLTTGVGLTFTYQVENNIRQHVFRPEMYLLPIMDEEIRKMPSMIQNPGW; encoded by the coding sequence ATGAGAAAGAGCTTATTTATCATATTAGGTGCTTACATAGTCCTATCTTCCTGCAGTAAAACATCAGGGTTTCTGGATACTTCAGCACCTGCCTTGGATGAAGCGCAAACATTTACCGACAGTTTGCGCACTATGCAGTTTTTAAACGGGATTTACGCTGAAGGAAATGCTGGTGAAACCAGTTATGCAGGCATCGGGTTTTCCTTCAACAAACGAAGATGGGAAACGCACGGCAACTGGGAAACCTCTGCAGACGATGCAGAATACTCATTAAGCTCTGCCACCCGTCCGTCAGTAATGTTTTATCAGGGCACCTTTTCACCGGCAAACTATGGTTCGAGCCCAAAGGCTACAGATATTTGGGCAACACCGTACCGGAATATACGACGGTGTAATGTGCTGTTAAAAAATATTGACAGGGCGCCTCTTACTACTGTTACCAAAAACCGAATGCGCGGTGAGGCACGGTGTTTACGTGCCTGGTACTATCTGCAGCTGCTTATTGTTTACGGCGGGGTGCCAAACGTAGGGGATAGCGTTTATGGCATCGAAGATTTTATTGATCTTCCGCGTCAAAATTTTGCGGAATTTGTGACTTACCTATCTAACGAGCTGGATCAGGCAATGCAACTGTTGCCTGCACCTAACGCGGCTCCGCCAGCAGGGTACCAGGATGCTGATTTTGGCCGGGTAACTAAAGGAACCGCAATGGGGTTAAAATCAAGGTTGTTGTTATATGCCGCCAGTCCGTTGTTTAATGGCGGTGCCATACCGGCTGCAAATGCACAGCAAAAGGCAATTGTAAGTTACCCGGAGTACAACGTAAGCCGCTGGCAGGCCGCAGCTGATGCAGCTGATGCTGTTATTAATAGCGGATATTATTCTTTAAATGTTAACACTGCCAAACCAGGGCTTGGTTTCTATGAGGTTTTTTTAACCAGGGCCAATAAGGAATATATTTTTATGGTGACCCGTCCAAATAATAAAGATTTTGAGTCTTATTATCTGCCCGGAACAAGGAGTGGGCAGAACTATTCACGCCCTACTCAGGATGTGGTGGATGCGTTTCCAATGCTTAACGGAAAAGCAATTAATGACCCGGCATCTGGTTACAGTCCTAATAATCCTTACGTTAAACGCGATCCGCGGTTTAATTACAGTATCATTTTTAATGGCTCCAGGTATCAAAGTAATTCAAATGTTCAGGATTTTGTTTGGACCTTTACCGGCACCGGATCTAACGGCGATGCATTTTCATCTGGCGGTAATACAGGGTATTTTTGCCGTAAAATGTGCGACAGTACCATAACAAATAACGTAGGTGCCAGCCCGACCAGGAACTGGCCATTGATGCGTTATGCCGAAATATTATTAAACTATGCAGAAGCAATTAACGAAACCGGAAGAATAGACCTTTCTTATCCGAAATTAAGAGAACTTAGGGAAAGGGCAGGCATTGAGCCCGGGGCAGATAACAATTATGGAATGAAAGCCAATATGACGCAGGCCGAAATGCGGGCATTTATTCAAAACGAGCGGAGAATTGAGCTGGCCTTTGAAGATCAGCGTTGGCACGATATAAGAAGGTGGAAAATCGCCATGTCGCTTTACAACGGTGGTCCAAATGGTTTTAACCGGGTAATGCATCCAATACGTGTGGGGTCAGCCGGTTCTTTAACCACCGGAGTTGGCTTAACTTTTACCTACCAGGTCGAAAATAATATTCGTCAGCATGTGTTCAGACCCGAAATGTATTTGTTGCCAATAATGGACGAGGAGATCCGAAAAATGCCGTCGATGATTCAAAATCCAGGGTGGTAA